In Lycium ferocissimum isolate CSIRO_LF1 chromosome 11, AGI_CSIRO_Lferr_CH_V1, whole genome shotgun sequence, a single genomic region encodes these proteins:
- the LOC132036304 gene encoding uncharacterized protein LOC132036304, protein MASKLLMITIFVLDLIAFGLAVAAERRRSTAKIRVDSEQSYSYCVYDSDISTGFGVGAFLFLMVSQIIVMVASRCFCCGKALSPGGSRACAVLLFIICWVTFLIAEACLLAGSVRNAYHTKYRSSFLISDKPLSCETLRKGVFAAGAAFIFFTSIISQFYYVSYSKSRGPVPYGGESGVGMASYK, encoded by the exons GTTAATGATAACTATTTTCGTATTGGATCTAATTGCTTTTGGTTTAGCTGTTGCTGCTGAGCGAAGAAGAAGCACT GCGAAAATAAGAGTAGATAGTGAACAGAGCTATAGCTACTGCGTCTATGACTCCGACATATCAACCGGCTTTGGTGTTGGTGCCTTCTTGTTTCTCATGGTTAGTCAAATAATTGTAATGGTGGCGAGCCGTTGCTTCTGTTGTGGGAAGGCTTTGAGCCCTGGAGGTTCAAGGGCTTGTGCCGTTCTCTTATTTATCATATGCTG GGTTACATTTTTAATAGCTGAGGCCTGCTTGTTGGCCGGTTCGGTTAGAAATGCTTATCACACCAAGTATCGATCATCATTCTTGATTAGCGATAAGCCTCTATCGTGTGAGACTTTGAGAAAGGGAGTTTTTGCAGCTGGAGCagctttcattttcttcaccaGCATAATCTCCCAGTTCTACTATGTGTCCTACTCCAAGTCCCGGGGCCCAGTGCCATATGGTGGCGAATCCGGTGTCGGCATGGCCTCCTACAAATGA